GATGGCGCTTCAGCACGCGCAACCCGAGCGCACGGCGCTGCTTTCGAATCTCGATGCAATCCTGGGATGGGGAGACGCCTCGGCGGTCGGTGAACTGACCGCCTCCTGCACACAGAAGCTCCCACTCAAGCCGCAGGAGCCGAGTGCGGAGGCGAGGTCCGTCGACAAGGCTGCGGATGCAGCGACGGCCAGAAGGTCTGCGGGACCAACCACCCCACCCGGAGCTCCCGCGACAACCGGGAGACATGCTCGCCGGGGAACTCCACCCGGCTCGCAAGCCAGCAACCCCAAAGGCTGATGAGCCCCAAATCACCGCCGGCAGCTCCGCGATGAACAATTCCACCAGCCGCGGCTCGAAATGCCGGCCGGCCTGTTCGCGCAGGAACGCGACGGGCCGGACCGACTTCAAGATGACTTGCGGACCTCGACGCCACCTTCAAAGCGCTGTGGCACCGGGCAGCCCGGTTTGTGCAGAGGCGGATCCAGTTGCAGGCTGATGAGGTACTTGGACACCAACTCCTTGAGCCGCGGATCAAGGCTCGGGAGCGGAAAGTCCAGGCTTGATGGATCTACCCGCCCATCGGCGCCGATCGTGAACCGGGCGTACACCCAGCCCCCGACGTCCGGATGCGAGAGTTCTGCCTTGCGCAAGTCGATGCCCGACGGGCGCTCAAGCTCAAGCGCCTGAAAGACGTAGGTCCCCGGTGCCGCGTCCGGCACCTCGGGCGGACAACCCTTTGCAATCCGCGCAGGCAGCTCGGGCAGCGTCTTGAATCCCGGCACATCGCCCATCTCCTTGTGCGGGTGATACATGTCCATGAAGATGTCGCTCTGTCGTCCGGAGGCGCAGACGACGCGGTACGCATCGATGACCGTGCCATATGGACCGGTGCCAAAACTTCCCGATCGCGAAAAGCCCGGCGCATCGCCCTCCGGACAACGCAGCCGCATCAGGAACTCCCTCTGGCCCAAGGGCGCATAAGCCCGGACGGGATTGACTCGCGAGCCCAATGGGGCTGATGTATCGAGCACCGGGGGCTGTCGCCGCCCGGGATCGGACGATGGATCCGCGAATGCCGGTGAGCAAAATCCGGCTGCAACAAGCAAGGCGCCGAAGTTCCGCGTGAATCTTCTATCTGGATCTTGCGTCCTCATCCCATCCCTCCCCATTGTCTCGATACCCTTGATGTTGCGACGCCGAGCTTGCGGTCATGTCGTTACCGCTAAAACTACGCGGACGGTCCGTGCGACCTCGCACCGCCCCGGCACCAACAGGTCGCCCTTGTTGTCACTGAGGATCGTGCCGCCGATCGCGGATCACCTTACGGCTCCTCCTCATGGTTCTTCTTCATGAGCTCCTTCCAGCGCTGTTGCCGCGCGCTTTCATTCCTCATCCGGAGCACATCGATCCAGCGTAAATACACGTCCGGCGAGTACCTGCTGTTGTCTCGATACGCGGGGTGATGCGGCGCAGGGAAGTCGCTCGCCCAAAAGGCGAACAAGGGCCCGATGAAGGGGATGAAGGCCACCGCGGCGTTCAGCAGGCGCAGCCACAGCGGGCCCGGCGAGCGCAGGATGCGCCAGGCCAGCCAGCAGGCCACCAGCTCCGACAGATGATGCCGATCACCAGCCCGCTCATCGCAGCGCCGCGGCCCGTACCGATGAGCCGCGGCTATGGCCGCGACAGCATGACCGCGATGCGCTTGCCCCCGGTCTGCGACGACGGGCAGCCGCCGGTCGAGGAGGCGTAAGCCGCGGTGGCGCCGACCTGCTTTGCGGCATAGCCCGCGGCCGATGCCGTGAAGGTGAAGCCCCCCTGCTTCGTGCTGAAGCCGCAGGGGACGGTGCATTCCAGCCCACCGGCGACGATCTTCACGTTCTTCGCCTCCTTGGCCAGGACGCTGGTGTCGAAGGGCGCGCCATCGAGCTGGATGCTGCTGAGAGTCAGCATGGGCAGCGCCGTCGTCGTCGTGGCGTCCTGTGCCGACTCAATGATCAGCGACGGTTCGCCATAGCTATGAACGCAGGGGCCGGCCGTCTCCGGGCCATCACCGCTGCCACCACCACCACAGGCCGTGACGCCCCCTGCCAGGAGAAGGCTCGTGAAAAGGATGCGTGGGGTGCGAAGTCGATACATGCGATAGGCCCATAGCTGGAATTCAATGGCCGCCTCCCGCTGCAGAGTCCGATGCGGCCGGCGCTGCTCGTCAGGCACGATGCGCCGCATCCCAGGGGAACTGCTGGGCGAAAACAGCATGGACGCCCCGAAACGAGCGACGGCCGCCGTTCGAGGGTGGATTGGAGGCAAGGGCGCGCTGCCCGTCCATCACACCGGTGGGGGATCTCGTTGCTTTGGACACAAACCAGGCGAGAGACCGCCGACGCGGCCGCTGCTCACCCCTCTTCCAGAAAGCGCTCCCTCACCTCCATCACCTTCGGCAGCTCCGCGATGAACAGCGCCACCAGCCGCGGCTCGAAATGCCGGCCGGCCTGTTCGCGCAGGAACTCGACGGCGCGCTCGACCGGCCAGGCCGGCTTGTAGGGGCGCACGCTGGTCAGCGCGTCGAATACGTCGGCGATCGCGACGATGCGGGCCTCCTCGGGGATGGCCTCGCCGGCCAGGCCTTCGGGGTAGCCGCTGCCGTCCCATTTCTCGTGGTGCGCCAGCGCAATGCGGCGCGCCATCGCCAGCAGGCCGCCCTCATGCTCGCCCAGGATCTCGGCGCCGATCTCGGGATGGCGGCGCATCACGGCCCATTCGGCTTCGCTCAGCGGGCCGTTCTTCTGCAGGATCGCGTCGGGGATGCCCAGCTTGCCGACATCGTGCATCGGCGCGGCATGCAGCAGATCGTCGGCGCGGCGCTCGTCGTAGCCGGCGGCGCGCGCCAGGATCTGCGAATAGTGGCTCATGCGCAGCACATGCCAGCCGGTCTCGTTGTCCTTGTACTCGGCGGCGCGGCCCAGGCGCTGCACGATCTGCAGCCGCGTCGCGCGCAGCTCCTCGACGCGCACCAGGGACAGATGGGTGCGCACCCGCGCCCGCACGATGGCCGGGCTGATCGGCTTGCTGATGTAGTCCACCGCGCCGGCCTCGAAGCCCTGGGCCTCGTCCTGCGCATCGGCCAGCGCGGTGACGAAGATCACCGGGATCGCGCGGGTCGCGGCCTGGGCCTTCAGGGTGCGGCACACGTCCAGGCCCGACAGCGCCGGCATCATCACGTCCAGCAGCACCAGCTGCGGCGCCTCGGCGCGCGCCAGCTCCAGCGCCTTGTGGCCGTCGCGCGCGAACAGCAGGCGGTAGTCGTCCTGCAGCACATGGCGCAGCACCTGCAGATTGGCCGGCTCGTCGTCGACCAGCAGCAGCTTGGGGCGGGTATCGCTCGTCGTCATGATGATGATGATCCGGCAGCCTGCTTCAGGGCCTGCAGCGCGCGCAGCGCCGCCTCGAAGTCGAACTGGTCCAGCGCCTCGGCCAGCGCGGCGCAGCGCGCCTGGCCCAGATGCTGCTGCAGCTCGGCGAAGGCGGCATCGTCCAGCTCGCCATGCTGCAGCGCGCGCTCCAGCCGGTCCAGCGAGGCCGGGGCCACGGGTGGCATGGCCTCCAGCGGCGCGGGCGCCGAGGCCGGCCCCGCGGCCGCCTGCTCGGCGATCGCGGCCAGCACCTCGCGCAGCGCGCCGGCCAGGGCCTCGCCCAGCGCGGACAGTTCCGGCTCCTGCCGCCCCTGGCGCAGCGCCTCCTCCAGCGGCAGGGTCGCCGCCAGCAGGCGCGGCAGCGCCAGGCTGCCGGCCACGCCGCGCCAGCGGTGCACCAGCGCGCGCGCCTCCAGCCATTCGCGCGCATGCAGCAGGGCCAGCAGGCGCGCGGCGCCGTCGCGCTGCTCGACCGCGAAGCGGCGCAGCGCGCGCTGCCAGGCGCCGGCACTGCCCCACAGCTGCAGGCCCTGCTCGCAGTCGATGTCGACCAGCTCTTGCTGCGCCGAGGGCATCGCCAGCGCTGCGCCGGACGCCGCCCCCGGGCTCAGGCCCAGCACCCGCGCCAGCTCGGCGCGCAGCCGCGCCGGCTCCACCGGCTTGGCCGCGAAGCCGTCCATGCCGGCGGCCAGCGCGGCCTGGCGGTCCTCCTCCAGCACGCTGGCGGTCAGCGCGATGATCGGCGTGCGCGGCCGTGCCTCGCTCAGCTCGAACTTGCGGATGCGCCGGGTCGCGCCCAGGCCGTCCAGCTCGGGCATGTGCACATCCATCAGCACCGCGTCGAACTCCTCCTCGCCGAAGGCCTGCAGCGCCTGCAGCCCGTCGCCGACCAGGCGCACACGATGGCCGTCGCGGCCCAGCAGCAGCTGCATCAGCTCGCCGTTCTGCGCCACATCGTCGGCCACCAGCAGGCGCAGCGGCGGCAGCGTGGTCGCCGCATCGGGCGTCTCGACCACGGCGGCCACCGGCGCGCCGGGCGGCAGCGGCAGATGCACATGGAAGCAGCTGCCCGCGCCGATCTGGCTCTCGACCCGGATGCGCCCGCCCATGCGCTCGACCAGCTGGCGCGAGATCGTCGTGCCCAGGCCGGTGCCGCCGAAGCGCCGCGTGGTCGAGGCGTCGGCCTGCGCGAAGGCGTCGAAGATGCGCTCCAGCCGGTCCGGCGCGATGCCGATGCCGGTGTCGATCACGGCCAGATGCACCGCCCCATCGGCCGCGTCGATGCGCAGGCGCAGCGTGACGGAGCCCCGCTCGGTGAACTTGATCGCATTGCCGACCAGGTTCACCAGCACCTGCTGCACGCGCAGCGCATCGCCCTGGAAGAACTGCGGCGCCTCGGCCGGATAGTCCAGGCGCAGCTCCAGGCCCTTGCGTTCGGCGGCCAGGCGCAGCGAGGCCAGGGTCTGCTCGCAGACCGCGCGCAGCGAGAAGTCGCGCCGCTCCAGCTCGACCGCGCCCTTGTCGAGCTTGGCGGTGTCCAGGATGTCGTTCAGCAGGCCCAGCAGCGAGCGCGCCGAGCCACGCACCGTGTTCAGGTGCTTGCGCTGGCTCTCGCTCAGGGTGGTATCCAGCAGCAGCTCGGTGAAGCCCAGCACCGCGTTCATCGGCGTGCGGATCTCGTGGCTCATATTGGCCAGGAAGGCGCTCTTGGCCGCGGCCGCGGCCTCGGCGCGGCCCTTGGCCTCCTGCAGGTCCAGCTGCAGGCGCTTGGCCTCGCTGATGTCGAGGATCACGCCGTCGATCAGGCCCAGCGCGCCGCTCTCGTCGCGCACGCCGCGGCCGGTCTCGGAGACCCAGCGCTCCACGCCCTCGCGGGTGTGCAGCCGGTACTCCAGCTTGTAGGGTTCGTCGGCCGCCAGCGCGCGCGTCACCTCGGCATTGACACGCTCGCGGTCCTCGAGATGGATCAGCGGCGCGAAGCTGGCGCGCCCGGCCAGGAAGTCCTGCGCCGGCCAGCCGGTCAGGGTCTGCACCGAATCGCTGATCAGCAGCATGCTCCAGTCGGCATCGATGCGGCAGCGGAAGTTCACGCCGGGGCTGTTGTCGATCAGGCTGCGGTATTGCTGCTCGCTGTCGCGCAGGCGCCGGTTCAGGCGCCGGTAGCTCAGCAGGCCATGGGTGCCGGCGGTCAGCAGGCTGATCGCCAGGGTCACCAGGGTCACGCCCAGCGCCAGCGCGCCGTTGCTGCCCAGCACGGTGTCGCAGACTTCGTCGGAGCTGCCGATGAAGCGCGCCGCGCCCATCGCGGTGTAGTGCATGCCCGAGATCGCGCCGCCCATCACCAGGCCGCCCAGCAGCACGGTCCACAGCCGGCCCAGCCGCCCTTCCAGCCCGAAGCGGATCCACAGCGCCAGCATCGCCAGCAGCACCGCGACGACGATGCTGGCCGCGAACCACAGCGGGTCGTAGCGCAGCTCGGCATTGAGCTCCATCGCCGCCATGCCGATGTAATGCATCGAGCCGATGCCGGCACCGACCAGCACCCCGCCCATCACCCATTGCCAGCGCCCCAGCCGGCCCTGCGACAGCAGCGCCAGCGCGACCCAGGAGGCCAGCAGCGCCGGCAGCGCCGACAGCAGGGTCAGCCCGGTGTCGAAGCGCACGCCGGCGCAGAGCTGGAAGGCCAGCATGCCGATGAAATGCATGGACCAGACGCCGCCGCCCATCGCCGCGGCACCGCTGGCCAGGATCGCGTGGCGCTGGGCGCGGCCTTCGGCGCGCTTGGCCATGCCGGCCATCTGCAGCGCCAGCGCCGAGGTCAGCGCGGCCACCCCCACCGACAGGGCCACCAGCCAGGGCTGGTGGCTGCCGACCAGCAGCAGGGTCGGCGCGCCATCGCGGAAAAGGAAGAACTCGTTCAGCATCGCGGCAGCGGCAAGATCAGGGTTTATGCGGAGCTCCCGATCTTGACGGCTTCGCGCCCGGGACGCTCGGCACAAATGCGCGGTCCCGGCCCGCCAATAAAAAACCCGGCCGAGGCCGGGCGGTTGGCGCACCTGGGTGCGACGCGGGAACGCGCGGCTTAGAACGCCGGCACGACCGCGCCGTTGTACTTGCCTTCGATGAACTTCTTCACCTCGGCGCTGTTCAGCGCGGCGGCCAGCTTCTTCAGCGCGTCGGCATCCTTGTTGTCCGGGCGGGCCACCAGCCAGTTGGCATAGGGCGAGCGGGCATCCTCGATCGCCAGCGCGTTCTTCACCGGGTTCAGCTTGGCTTCCAGCGCGTAGTTGGTGTTGATCAGGGCCAGGTCCACCTGCGGCAGGATGCGCGGCAGGGTGGCGGCCTCGATCTCGCGGAACTTCAGCTTCTTCGGGTTGTCGGCGATGTCCTTGGGCGTGGCCAGGATGTTGTCGGTGCTCTTCAGCTTGATCACGCCGGCGCGGTCCAGCAGCAGCAGCGCGCGGCCGGCATTGCTGGGGTCGTTCGGGATCGCGACGGTGCCGCCGCTAGGCAGCTCGGTCAGGGCCTTGTGCTTGCTGGAATAGGCGCCGAAGGGCTCCACATGCACCGCGGTCACGGCCACCAGATTGGTACCCTTGCCCTTGTTGAACTCGCCCAGATAGGGCTTGTGCTGGAAGAAGTTAGCGTCCAGGCGCTTCTCGGCCACCTGCACATTGGGCTGCACGTAGTCGGTGAACACCTTCACGTCCAGCTCCACGCCCTGCTTGGCGAGCTGGGGCTTCACGAATTCCAGGATCTCGGCATGCGGCACCGCGGTGGCGGCCACCGTGATCTTCTGGGCGGCGGCCAGGCCGCTGAGGGCCAGGGCGGCCAGGGCAACTGCAATCTTTGTCTTCATCGGGTCAACTCCTCACTAGGTACAACGAAAAAGAAACGGGGGGTAGCGAAGTCTCGTCAGCGGCGCGTGTAGCGGCGCACCAGCCAGTCGCCCAGCATCTGCAGCAGCTGCACCAGCAGCAGCAGCAGTGCGACGGTCACGACCATCACCTCGGTCTGGAAGCGCTGGTAGCCGAAGCGGATCGCCAGGTCGCCCAGGCCGCCGCCGCCGATCACGCCGGACATCGCGGTGTAGCCGACCAGGGTGATCGCGGTGACGGTGATCGCCGACAGGATGGCCGGCCGCGCCTCGGGCAGCAGGGCCTGCCAGACGATCTGGCGCGTGCTGGCGCCCATCGCCAGGCCGGCCTCGACGATGCCGCGGTCCACGCCGCGCAGCGCGCCCTCGACCAGGCGGGCGAAGAAGGGGGTCGCCCCCACCACCAGCGGCGGGATCGCGCCGGCCACGCCCAGCGACGTGCCGGCCACCAGCAAGGTGAAGGGGATCAGCACGATCAACAGGATCACGAAGGGCAGCGAGCGCAGCACGTTCACCACCAGCGACAAGAGCGCGTAAAAGCGCGGCGCCGCCAGCAGCTGGCCGCGGTCGAACAGGAACAGCGCGACGCCCAGCGGCAGCCCCAGCAGCACGGTGAACAGCAGCGAGCCCGCCAGCATCAGCAGGGTGTCCCAGGAGGCCAGGCCGATCTCGGCCCAGTCGATAGCATTCAACAAGGCATCCATCAGCGCTGCACCTCCACGCGCACGCCGCGCGCTTCCAACAGGGCCTGGGCCGCGGCCAGGTCGCCGCCGGAGACCGAGATGGTCAGCTGGCCATAGGGCTCCTGCTTGATGCGGTCGATGCGGCCCGACAGGATGCCGAAGTCCAGCCCGGTGCGGCGCGCCACCTCGCCCAGCAGCGGCTCGTAGGTGCGCTCGCCGCGGAAGGTCAGCTGCACGATGCGGCCCGGCACATGGGAGAAATCGTCCAGCTGCTGGCCCTCGTCCACATGCTCGGCCTCCAGCACGAAGCGCCGCGTCACCGGATGGCGCGGGTGCAGGAAGACCTCGGCCACCGGGCCCTGCTCGGCGATCAGGCCGCCGTCCAGCACCGCGACGCGGTCGCAGACGCGCCGCACCACGTCCATCTCATGCGTGATCAGCACGATGGTCAGGCCCAGCTCGCGGTTGATCTCGGCCAGCAGGTCCAGGATCGAGCGGGTGGTCTCGGGGTCCAGCGCGCTGGTGGCCTCGTCGCACAGCAGCACGCGCGGCTCGGTGGCCAGCGCGCGGGCGATGCCGACGCGCTGCTTCTGCCCGCCGGAGAGCTGGGCCGGGTATTTGTGCGCCTGGTCGGCCAGGCCGACGCGGGCCAGCAGCGCCGCCACGCGCGGCGCGATCTCGGCCGGCGCGCGGCCGGCGATCTTCAGCGGCCAGGCCACGTTCTCGGCCACGGTCTTGCTCGACAGCAGGTTGAAGTGCTGGAAGATCATGCCGATGCGCTGACGCGCGGCGCGCAGGCCCGCCTCGTCCAGCGCCAGCAGGTCCTGGCCGGCCACCGCGACGCGGCCGCTGTCGGGCCGCTCCAGCAGGTTGATCACGCGCAGCAGGGTGCTCTTGCCGGCGCCCGAGGCGCCGATGATGCCGAACACCTCGCCGGCTTCGACGCTCAGGCTCAGGCCGCGCAGCGCCGGCACCTGGCCCGCGCCGGCGGCCATTGGGTAGGACTTGTGGACTTCTTGGAGTTCTATCACCGGGAAAGGGCGGCGGGCTGGTGGCCCGCCTTGGAATCAGCCCGCAATCCTAGTGGAAACCCCTAAACCTTCGGAAGAACCGAATGGTCATAAGCAAATTCACCCGAAGGTGATCCACAGCGCCAGTCTGCCAGCCCCCTCTGCTGCACGGCGGACAACCCCGTTCAGAGGGATTCGGATCGCAACGCAGGCATGGAAGCATGTCTGCGCGCGCGCCCCCGCCGGCACAGCAGCCTCCAAGAATCGCTCCACCAACCAAGCAGATGCCCAAAAAAGCAACGACGCTCATGTTCCTTGCGGTAGCCCTGAGCGCTATCGCGCTCGCTGCATTCAGCTTCTGGCCGGAGCCGAGCAGCCCTCCGGCCCTGAATGAGCAAGCCCGCTCGCAAAGCCAAGTCGCACCGCCGATATCCACTGCCAAGCACTCGGAGGGGAGCACTCATTCCGCACCTCAACGCCCGCGTCACGACAGGAGCGCAACGCCGAGCAGCGAGTGGCGCGCCGACGCCTCGGTCATGTCGCCCACAGTCCGGGTCGGCTCGGAGGGTTTCGCGCCGCACATCCAGGCGGCCCTAGACTCGGGTACCGGGGCCCTTGCTTACCAGGCCGTGAAGCAGCTGGACCAATGCAAAAACGTTGCCGGCTACATCGAGAGCGCGCGCAGGTACGCCACACAGACACCGGGGCTCGAGCCCAGGAAGGCACAGATCACAATGGACTACGCGCAAGAGCTGGAGGCGGTGCAGCGACGTTGCCAGACCGTCACGCCACAGATCGAGGCCCTGCGAACGCCCTTGCTGCTGAAGGCCATGCAGAGCGGCGAATTCGGTGCCGCTGCCCAGTTTGTGGAAAGCGCCTCACGCGAGCAACTCCTTGAGGCCGGGAGGCCGGAGCTGGTATTGCATGCGCTGCGCACTGACGCCATGCAGGGCGATGCGCCGGCCATGAAGATCCTGGCCAAGCGCAAACTGCCCTATGAGGTGCCCGCGCCACTTCAGCGTCCCAGCGAACTTGCGGCGCTACAGATCGAAGAGCGCTGGCTCCGAGGACCCGAGGTTTCGGCCCTCAATGCTGCGGCCATGAAGGAACTTGCCAAATGGATCAATCCGGCCCTGCTGGGCGACTGGACCTTCTTTTCGGATGCCCAGGACCAGACCACAAGGCGACTCGCGCAGCTGCAATCGCCGGAAGGCGGGCTGAATGCACAGGAGCGTGCGCTGGCGGCCGAGATGCTGGCCGCCCACGAGCGCCAGCAAGCTCGGCCTTGAATCAGAAGCGCAGATTCGGCAGATCCCGCAGCATGATCTCGGTCGTCGCGCGGATCGCGCCCTCGTTGGCCAGCTTCAGGCGCTCGGGCTGGGAGACGATGGCCTCGCTGAATTCGGCCTTGTAGGCGGCGCGCACGCTGCGCTGGTAGAGCAGCGCGCCGCTGGTCTTCTCAACCAGGGTGTAATGCACGGTGGCGGCCACCGTCGTGTTCAACGACAGCAGCGGCTGCACCAGACTGACCAGCTGCGCCTTCAGCTCGTAGCGCGCCTCCTGCGGCGTCATCGCCCACAGGCCCACCGCGCGCAGCGAATCCTCCAGCGCATGCTCCAGCGCCAGGTCGCTGATCTTGGAACCCCACAGCCGGCCGGTCTCGGCCCCGCCGGCCGCCGGCGCCAGCCCGACCTGGCCGCGCAACGGCGCCGGCATGAAGCCGCGCAGCTGCAGCGCATCGCCCGGCTTGACGCTCATGTACAGCGATTGCGAGGGCGTGCCGCAGCCGGCCAGCAGGCCGGCCGAGCAGAGCAGCAGGGCGGAGAGCAGCGCGCGCGCGGGAGCTTTCATAGACGTCGGTGTTGCAGGGCCGGCAGCTGCTGGCGCACCTGGGCCAGCCGGGCGGCATCCACCTCGGCCGTCACCAGGCCCTCGCCCTCCGGCAGGCAGGCGAGCACCTCGCCCCAGGGGTCGACGATCATCGTGTGGCCCCAGGTGCGGCGTCCATTCTCATGGAGCCCACCCTGGGCCGGTGCGATGAGATAGGCGATGTTTTCGACCGCTCGTGCGCGCAGCAGCAGCTCCCAATGGGCCTGGCCGGTGGTGTGGGTGAAGGCCGCCGGCACGCTGATCAGGTCCAGCGGCGCCGGCGCGCCCATCGCGCGGTACAGCTCCGGAAAGCGCAGGTCGTAGCAGACCGACAGGCCGATGCGCAGCCCGCCGGCCTCGGCCACCACCGGCGTCTCGCCGGCCTCCAGCACGCGCGCCTCGTCGTAGCGCTCGCGGCCGTTGTCGTAGCAAAAGAGATGCAGCTTGTCGTAGCGCGCGGCCAGCCTGCCGTCCGGTCCATGCACCAGGCAGCTGTTGCGCACCCGCAGCGGGTCCGGCGTCGCCAGCGGCAGGGTGCCGCCGATGATCCACAGCTTGAGATCGCGCGCCGCCTCGGCCAGCATGCGCTGGATCGGCCCCTCGCCCAGGCGCTCGGCCAGCGCCAGCTTGTCGGTATCGCGCTGGCCCATCAGGCAGAAGTACTCGGGCAGCGCGGCCAGCTGCGCGCCCTCGGCCGCGGCCTGCTCCAGCCAGTGGCGCGCCCGCGCCAGGTTGCGGCCCATGTCGGGGCTGGACACCATCTGGATCGCGGCGATCTTCATCGGGGAACTCCTAGGGTGTGGACGCGGCGGCCGGCAGCTCGGCATCGGGCTTGCGCTCGACCCGCTCGACCTTGGGATCGTCCCAGCTGCCGGTGACGCGGAACTCGCGCGTGCTGGCCGCCATCATCGGCCGGCGCAGCAACAGCTGGGCCAGGAAGGTGCCCAGGCCCACCGCCGGGTTGATCGCCGCATAGGCCAGCGAGGCGCCGCCGGCATTGATCTCGGGCACCACCAGCACGCGCAGGTCCTGGGTCTCCTTGGCCAGATCGGCCTGGCCCTCCATCACGACCACCGCCTGCACGCCGCTCATGCGCAGGTTGTTGCTGCTGGCCACGCCCTGCGCGATCTTGACGTCGCCGCTGAAGCCGTCGAAGGCGAAGCCCTCGCTGAACACGTCGCGGAAGTCCAGCACCAGGCGGCGCGGCAGCGACTGCAGGCTCAGGATGCCCAGCAGCCGGCCCACGCCCGGCTCGGCCTGCAGGAACTGGCCGGCGTCCAGCGCCAGATGCAGCTGGCCGCTCATGCTGGGGTAGTCGGGCGCCAGCGGCGAGCCCAGCCAGCCCAGCTGGCCCGAGGCCTGGCCCTTGCCGCCGCGCAGCAGCCGGCCCTGGCCCAGGCGCTCCAGCAGATTGCCGGCATCGGCCACCTCCAGCTTCCAGTCCAGCACCGTGCGGCGCTGCGCCCGGCCCGGCTCGGCCAGCCATTGGCCGGTGGCGTTCAGCACCGCATCCGGGTGGCGCAGCTGCAGCTTGCCGAGCTTCCATTCGCGCTGCGGCCCCTGGGCCTGCGCATCGACCTCGAGCCGACCCAGGCGCTTGCCGCGCAGCTCGAAGTCCTCGACCACGATGTCCAGCGCCGGCAGCTGGCCGGCGCCACCCGCCTGCGGCTGCTCCAGCAGCTGGCTGACGCTGTCGGCCTCGCTCTTGGGTAGCGACAGCCGCGCCAGCCGCGCATGCACCCGCGCCGGCTGCGCCCCGCGCGCCGGGCGCAGCTCCAGATAGCCGTTCAGCTGCTCGGCATCCAGGTTCGCGCGCCAGAGGCCCTGCTCCGGCACGCGCGTGATGCCGGCCACCACCTTGCTGAGCGGGCGCCCGGCGAAGACCAGGCCCTGGGCGCGCAGCGCGATCTGGGTCGGCGCATAGCCGCCGCCCTCCAGCGCGTCCGCAGCGCCGCCGCCGGCGGTAGCTGTGCCACCGCCCTGCAGGCGCTGCGCGACGGCCTGCCAGGCGTCCAGATTCAGCTGGCCCAGATTGGCCTGCAGCGCCACGCCCTGGGCCGGCACGGACGGCAGCTTGTCCTGCAGCGCCAGGCTGCCGGCCAGCACGCGCGGCGTCTCGCCGCTGATGTCGCGCTGGTACTGGGCCGCCAGCACCGCGCCCAGCTCCAGGCGCAGCTCGTCGCGGCCATTGCCCAGCTGGGTGGTCTGGTAGCGCAGCGGCAGCTGGCTCTCGGGCGCCTTGGCCAGCGGCGCCGGCAACTCGGCGCCCAGACCCTGCAGGCTGCTGCTCAGGCTCAGCTCGGAGCCGCCGCCCTCCTTGAAGCCCAGCTGCAGCCGGTAGGCGGTCTGGCCGTTCAGCGACTGCGCCAGCCGCGCCAGCGGCCCCAGCTCGCCGGCGCGGCGCAGCGCCTCGGCCGTGACCACGCCCTGACCGTTGAAACGCAGGCTGCCGTCGCGCTGGGTGCCGCCCTCGAAGCTCGCGTCGCCGCCCAGCACCCGCGCCGCGCCGCCCTGGATGTTCACGCCGCGGCGGTCGAACTCGATGCGCGCGCGCGCATTGCCCAGCAGCGGCACATCGGGGCGCATGCGCACATCATTGCCGGCCAGCAGCACCTGGCCCTTGACCTGGGCCTTGTCGACATCGTTGAGCGGGATCTGCAGCCCCAGGCGCAGCTGGGCGGCACCGCTGGCCGTCGTGTCCTTCAGCGCGCCGCCGATCCATTCGCCGACCGGCGACAGCTTGGTGAAGCGCAGCAGCTCGCTCATCGGCCCGCGGCCCTGGCCCTCCAGCTCCAGCACCTGCTGGT
This genomic stretch from Roseateles sp. DAIF2 harbors:
- a CDS encoding carbon-nitrogen hydrolase family protein; protein product: MKIAAIQMVSSPDMGRNLARARHWLEQAAAEGAQLAALPEYFCLMGQRDTDKLALAERLGEGPIQRMLAEAARDLKLWIIGGTLPLATPDPLRVRNSCLVHGPDGRLAARYDKLHLFCYDNGRERYDEARVLEAGETPVVAEAGGLRIGLSVCYDLRFPELYRAMGAPAPLDLISVPAAFTHTTGQAHWELLLRARAVENIAYLIAPAQGGLHENGRRTWGHTMIVDPWGEVLACLPEGEGLVTAEVDAARLAQVRQQLPALQHRRL